The window TGACACACTccccacactcgtagggccCTTTATTGGTGTGGATCATCTTGTGGGCAGTCAGGTGGGGCCTCTgcctgaagctcttcccacactccccacactcgtagggccGTTCTCCCGTGTGGATCCTCTGGTGTGTGATCAGCACAGATCTGGATTTGAAGCTCTTATCGCAATCCGAGCACTTGTGGGGCTTCTCCCCAGCGTGACGCCGCTCAGGGacccacagctctgagctctgccccagggTGGGTCTTTCCTCCTGGGAGCCCCGAGATGTGCGTTTACAGCCCCTCCTGGTGCGGGATCTCCGGGCCTTTTCCTCCCCGTTGGATTCCTGCGCCGTGGAGCCGCTCCAAAGGGCCTCTGGCACCAGCTTCTGCCGCGGGGCTTTGTCCTGCCCGGGCTCCGTGCTCAGCTCCGTGtctgggggaggaaggacaaggagaggaCGGGATTTGTCTCCGTGCCACAGCCAAGGGGCAGGAGATGCCCTCAGGGCAGCCCCGGCAGCACGGCGTCGGCAGCGGGCTTGTGCTGCAGCCGGGGGCCAGGCTGGGCCGGGACatggagcaggacagagggggaaaggggcaCTGACtgcctcctcacctgcctgcGCCTCCCGGgacatcttcctcttcctcgcggcctcctcctcctcctcctcctcctcaggggCCGAGGCTTGGCAATGGGAAATCCTGCTTTGGGGGGAAAACGAGGGCTGAGCGCGTTGGCTCGGCTGCTCCCGCTGCCCGAGCGCAGCTGCACAAGTCAGCGCCCCTTTCAGCCTCGGGGGGCCCGGAGCCCGCTCATCTCCGGCCTCTGCCCGCCGGGACCGGGCCACGGCCACGTGGGACCCGCCCAGATCCCTCCGGGGCCATCTGCGGCTGGGCTTCGGGCTCCTGCGGGATCCGAACGCGCCCCGGGCCGCAGCAAACCCCTCCCGGAGAGCCCGGCCGTGGCTTTGGGGCGAGCTCCCCCTCCCCGCTCACCTGCGGGTCCCGGGGGGGGCGATGCTGCCGGAGCCGGGGGAGCTGCGGCCggagcgggcgggcgggggaaccgcgtgctgctgctgctgctgctcctcttcctccgctcctcctcttcctctgctttccctccGCATCCggctcctcctcttccttttctcgctgttttcctgctgcttttctctttccctttgctgctgctccgcctctgtccctcctcttcctcccgcCCTGGGAGGTTCCAAagcggcgcggccccgcgcggCCCCGGGAGCGATCCCGGGAGCAGCGGGAAGGAACTGGGAGCGCTTTCCCTCCCAGTATCGCTCTTACTGGGAGCgctgggagggaactgggagcGAACAGCGCACGGACTCGGCTGCCGCCGGCGCTGGGCGGGGCCAAGCCCTGGGGCGTGGTTATGCAAATACGGGAGGGATCTCGGGCTGTGATTGGTGGGTGGGCGCAGCGCGGGGTTTCCCCGGCGACGTGAGGGGCGGAGAGGGGCGGAGCGATGGCGGCGGCGTCCggtgagaggggacagggagcgggactggggacagggaatggggacagggactggggacagggaatggggacagggaatggggactgggaatgggacagggagcgggactggggacagggaatggggacagggacagcggggacagggaatggggacagggaatggggacagggaatggggacagggacaacggggacaatggggacagggaatggggacagggactggggacagggaatagggacagggaatggggacagggaatggggaaagggaacgggaatggggacagggagcgggaatggggacagggaacgggactggggacagggaatggggactgggaatggggacagggaacgggaatggggacagggaacaggacTGGGGACGGGGAGGGTGAattggggacagggaccgggaCTACGGCGCTGAGACCACGGATGGCACCGGGCACGCGAGACGAGAATCAGGGCAATCACTGGGAATTGGGCCGCAGTTGAGGACCGGGACTGAGAATCGTACCAGGAATGTgcgcagggacagggaatggcaCCAGGAATTCGGACTGGCCCTGGAAATTGGAACTGGAATTGAGGACCGGGACTGAGACCGGGACCAGCACAGACAGTTGCATGCTTATTACGAGAAAGGGAATTGGGATGTGACCGGGAATGGGGACGGGGACTGGGAGTGAGACAGAGAACACACGAGTGGGAATGCGAATGGGTCCGAAAACACAGGAATGGGACCGGGAATGGGAATATGGGAACAGGACAGGGAATATGGAAAcagtgagagcagagggaaTATGGGCCGGGGATTGGTGTCCCAAAGCGTTGCGGTGAAACACCTGCGGGGCTGcgagctctgcagctgggcctcccctgggctgctgcgGCCCAGCGcccaaaggctggagctgcagccttgctCCTGGGCCAAGAgcaggaggctcctgcaggcccgtgtcccctccgtgtcccctccgtgtcccctgCAGGAGAGAGGGCTCAGAGGGGGTCAGGGTCTGCAAACACACGCAGGAGACCTGATGGTCCGTTTTAAGGGTCTCAGAGCACAAGAGACACAGTTTacttaataaaaaatgcacttttatttaGTGGCAAAAAATGCGctagtggggagagaaataaagaatactaagaaagatagagaaagaggggaaggggattatagttaccaacgtggagggacgagtcctcgaggccgagatgctCATAGATacgatcttctccagtggggtgatcagAAAAGTGAGTGGGGGTCTCCAGGGATTTTATAGGTGGGTCAAGGCGGGAACTAAAgcgaggggcacagagccaaagcaggagccacctgtgctGAGGCCAAGCGAGGAGCACAGAGGCAGAGCGGGAACCTCCCGTGCTGAGGTTGGGTGCTCGGGAACAGGCTGCACACCGTACATGTCCCTACTCTGCTATGGACACACCggtttgggcaagtagccttggctcaggccactgtgaccagttccattgttgtggcactccgttctcatggagatgcagaccagtcctCCGAGACTTGGCAAACGTTCCACCTCggccaggccaggggctcctttcagagccTGGGGTCTCTGTCCTCAGCCGTTGGAGACGGTCGTGGGGCACATCACATCCTTGGGCAGACTCTgagaggggctgctctggccagcTGGGGCCTGGGAGAAATGGCCAAAgccttgtgctctgtgcagccggccaaggacagcagcagggctggagggttGGTGTGCCACAGGCAGCCCGAGCTGTGGAGCCCTGAGGAACCCGTGCGAGAGGCGGCcctggggaatggggacagggaactgggaatggggacggggaactgggaatggggacaggtAACGGGGACAGGGGATAGGGacggggaatggggacaggggatgggtatagggaatggggacaggggatTGTGACAGGGAATCAggacggggacaggggatgggaaatgaggatgggatggggacaggggattGGGACAGAGGATTGAAACAGGGAacggggacaggggatggggacaggggatgggaacagggaatCGGGACAGGGAATcgggacagggagaggggatggggaattgggacaggggatggagaCAGGGtaaggggacagggaatggccatggggacagggaacaggggcAGGGATCAGGAACAGGGAACATGGACCGGGGGTAGGGACAGGGAATTGGGACAGCGAATGGGGACAGAGGATGGGTATAGGGAATAGGGACAGGGAATTTGGACTGGGAacgggcacagggacagagccttGGAATGGGACTGTAAATACCACACAGCGAGTGGTTATGATACTGGGGATGTGGACAGGGACCAAGAATGGGACCAGGAATATCAGACTGGGAATGGGAGTGGCACCAGGAATAAAGGACGGGGACctggaatgggattgggaataGGAAAACCAGAAGCGCACAGGGAACATGGGTAGATGAAGCCTTGAGAGAATGAGAGATGGGGATTAGGAAGGTGGGCCGGGATCAGAAATGGGAATACAGGAATGGGACTGGGAACATGGGAACAGGACAGGGAATCCAGCAATGGAAGTGCGGGGCCAGCAACGGGACCAGGAATCTGAGAGTGAGAACAGGGCAGGGAATACGGGACTGGGAATACAGGAACAGCAACCAGACCAAGAATATGGAAGACAAAGAGGGAATGAGACCAGGAACAGGATCTGgactgggatgggagcaggatggCACTGGGAGTGGGGTGAAATGAGAacgggcaggggcaggaggagtgACAGCGAAGAGAGGCGGATCCTGGACCAGGGACACCAGGAACCATTACAGGGAGAGATGGGGACACTTCCTGGGCAGGACGTCATTGATCCGGTGCCCCAGGACCTCCGCCAGGGTCTCCCAGCACAGACGGAGCTGCTCGTCCTGGGCAGCCCAAAGCCCTGAGCAAGGcccaagtccctgccaggaacTCTCAACTGCCTCACAGGCAGcatcccccacagcccctggaggatccccccatgtccccatcaAGGTCCTAGTTCAATATCTTTATCTTAAGGCAATTTTATGGTGTTTtgaaaggacaaagagaaatgaaacaaaacctcagATGTCCATGGGGAGCCAGGAGGGCGTGGAGCCCCCAGCCAGGTGTCTTCCCAACAGGGATCACCGGCACCAGGGATCaccggggctctgcccaccgGGGCTCACTGGGCATCATCCAGCGCGGATCCTCCCAtggaggatggagctggagcagcgcacgaagctcttcccacactcggGGCACTCCAGGGCTTCCCTCAGTGCTGCCTCCGTTTGTGTTGGGTTAAGGTTGAGCTGTGTGAGAATctcttcccacactggggacactcgtagggcctcgCTCCGGTGTGGGTTCTCTGGTGGACGATAAGGGCAGAGGTGCAActaaagctcttcccacactccctacactcgtagggcctctctCCGGTGTGGATCCTCTTGTGTGTGGTCAGGGTTGAGCTCTgcctgaagctcttcccacactggtCCACACttgtagggcctctccccaCTGTGAATCATCTTGTGTCTGATCAAGTTGCGCCTATCGCTGAATGTCTTCCCACACTGGtcacactcgtagggcctctccccacTGTGAATCATCTTGTGTCTGATCAAGTTGTGCCTATCGCTGAATGtcttcccacactggggacactcgtagggcctctccccggtGTGGATTCGCTGGTGGATGGCTAGGTAGGCGTTTTTCTTGAAGGCCTTCCCGCAGTCGGGGCAGTGGAAGGGTTTCTCATCCGTGTGAATGTGCTGGTGCCGGAGTAGAGTATAGCTGGTCTGAAACCTCTTCCCACATTGGTGACACTCGTAGGGTCTCTCTCCTGTGTGGATTTGCTTGTGGAGAATCAGGTGGGAGCGACTGCTGAATctcttcccacactggggacacttgTATGGCCTCTCCCCTGTGTGGATACTATGGTGTTTGATCAGGGTGGATTTCCTCCTGAAGCATttcccacactggggacactcgtagggcctctctTCTGTGTGGGTTCTCTGGTGGACGAtaagggcagagctgccactaaagctcttcccacactccccacactcgtagggcctctctCCAGTGTGGATCCTCTTGTGTGTGGTCAGGGTTGAGCTCTgcctgaagctcttcccacactcccagcactcgtagggcctctccccggtGTGGATGCGCCGGTGGTTTATGAGGGTGGAGTTTTGCTTGAAGCTCATCCCGCAGACGGGGCAGCGGAAGGGCCTCTCATCTGTGTGAATCCGCTGGTGCCTGAGAAGATCAGAACTGGTCTGAAACCTTCTTCCTGCATTGGtcacactcgtagggcctctcccctGTGTGGCTCCTCTGGTGTGTGATCAGCTCAGATCTCCCCCTGAAGCTCTTGACACACTccccacactcgtagggccCTTTATTGGTGTGGATCATCTTGTGGGCAGTCAGGTGGGGCCTCTgcctgaagctcttcccacactccccacactcgtagggccGTTCTCCCGTGTGGATCCTCTGGTGTGTGATCAGCACAGATCTGGATTTGAAGCTCTTATCGCAATCCGAGCACTTGTGGGGCTTCTCCCCTGCGTGACGCCGCTCAGGGACCCCCAGCTCCGAGCTCTGCCCCAGGGTGGGTCTTTCCTCCTGGGAGCCCCGAGATGTGCGTTTGCAGCCCCTCCTGGTGCGGGATCTCCGGGCCTTTTCCTCCCCGTTGGATTCCTGCGCCGTGGAGCCGCTCCAAAGGGCCTCTGGCACCAGCTTCTGCCGCGGGGCTTTGTCCTGCCCGGGCTCCGTGCTCAGCTCCGTGtctgggggaggaaggacaaggagaggaCGGGATTTGTCTCCGTGCCACAGCCAAGGGGCAGGAGATGCCCTCAGGGCAGCCCCGGCAGCACGGCGTCGGCAGCGGGCTTGTGCTGCAGCCGGGGGCCAGGCTGGGCCGGGACatggagcaggacagagggggaaaggggcaCTGACtgcctcctcacctgcctgcGCCTCCCGGgacatcttcctcttcctcgcggcctcttcctcctcctcctcaggggCCGAGGCTGGGCAATGGGAAATCCTGCTTTGGGGGGAAAACGAGGGCTGAGCGCGTTGGCTCGGCTGCTCCCGCTGCCCGAGCGCAGCTGCACAAGTCAGCGCCCCTTTCAGCCTCGGGGGGCCCGGAGCCCGCTCATCTCCGGCCTCTGCCCGCCGGCACCGGGCCACGGCCACGTGGGACCCGCCCAGATCCCTCCGGGGCCATCTGCGGCTGGGCTTCGGGCTCCTGCGGGATCCGAACACGCCCCGGGCCGCAGCAAACCCCTCCCGGAGAGCCCGGCCGTGGCTTTGGGGCGAGCTCCCCCTCCCCGCTCACCTGCGGGTCCCGGGGGGGGCGATGCTGCCGGAGCCGGGGGAGCTGCGGCCggagcgggcgggcgggggaaccgcgtgctgctgctgctgctgctcctcttcctccgctcctcctcttcctctgctttccctccGCATCCggctcctcctcttccttttctcgctcttttcctgctgcttttctctttccctttgctgctgctccggctctgtccctcctcttcctcccgcCCTGGGAGGTTCCAAagcggcgcggccccgcgcggCCCCGGGAGCGATCCCGGGAGCAGCGGGAAGGAACTGGGAGCGCTTTCCCTCCCAGTATCGCTCTTACTGGGAGCgctgggagggaactgggagcGAACAGCGCACGGACTCGGCTGCCGCCGGCGCTGGGCGGGGCCAAGCCCTGGGGCGTGGTTATGCAAATACGGGAGGGATTTCGGGCTGTGATTGGTGGGCGGGCGCAGCGCGGGGTTTCCCGGGCGACGTGAGGGGCGGAGCGATGGCGGCGGCGTCCggtgagaggggacagggagcgggactggggacagggactggggacagggagcgggactggggacagggaatggggacagggaacgggaatggggacagggaatggggacttggactggggacagggaatggggacagggaacggGGACAGTGAacggggctggggaagggaatggggactgggaacgggaatggggacagggaacgggactggggacagggaatggggactgggaatgggacagggaacgggaatggggacagggaacaggacTGGGGACGGGGAGGGTGAATTGGGACAGGGACCGGGACTACGGCGCTGAGACCACGGAATGGCACCGGGCACGCGAGACGAGAATCAGGGCAATCACTGGGAATGGGGCCGCAGTTGAGGACCGGGACTGAGAATCGTACCAGGAATGTgcgcagggacagggaatggcaCCAGGAATTCGGACTGGCCCTGGAAATTGGAACTGGAATTGAGGACCGGGACTGAGACCGGGACCAGCACAGACAGTTGCATGCTTATTACGAGAAAGGGAATTGGGATGTGACCGGGAATGGGGACGGGGACTGGGAGTGAGACAGAGAACACACGAGTGGGAATGCGAATGGGTCCGAAAACACAGGAATGGGACCGGGAATGGGAATATGGGAACAGGACAGGGAATATGGAAAcagtgagagcagagggaaTATGGGCCGGGGATTGGTGTCCCAAAGCGTTGCGGTGAAACACCTGCGGGGCTGcgagctctgcagctgggcctcccctgggctgctgcgGCCCAGCGc is drawn from Sylvia atricapilla isolate bSylAtr1 unplaced genomic scaffold, bSylAtr1.pri scaffold_141_arrow_ctg1, whole genome shotgun sequence and contains these coding sequences:
- the LOC136374813 gene encoding LOW QUALITY PROTEIN: zinc finger protein 850-like (The sequence of the model RefSeq protein was modified relative to this genomic sequence to represent the inferred CDS: inserted 2 bases in 2 codons; deleted 2 bases in 2 codons; substituted 2 bases at 2 genomic stop codons) — its product is MSREAQADTELSTEPGQDKAPRQKLVPEALWSGSTAQESNGEEKARRSRTRRGCKRTSRGSQEERPTLGQSSELGVPERRHAGEKPHKCSDCDKSFKSRSVLITHQRIHTGERPYECGECGKSFRQRPHLTAHKMIHTNKGPYECGECVKSFRGRSELITHQRSHTGERPYECDQCGRRFQTSSDLLRHQRIHTDERPFRCPVCGMSFKQNSTLINHRRIHTGERPYECWECGKSFRQSSTLTTHKRIHTGERPYECGECGKSFSGSSALIVHQRTHTEERPYECPQCGKCFRRKSTLIKHHSIHTGERPYKCPQCGKRFSSRSHLILHKQIHTGERPYECHQCGKRFQTSYTLLRHQHIHTDEKPFHCPDCGKAFKKNAYLAIHQRIHTGERPYECPQCGKTFSDRHNLIRHKMIHSGERPYECDQCGKTFSDRRNLIRHKMIHSGERPYKCDQCGKSFRQSSTLTTHKRIHTGERPYECRECGKSFSCTSALIVHQRTHTGARPYECPQCGKRFSHSSTLTQHKRRQHXGKPWXCPECGKSFVRCSKLWVPERRHAGEKPHKCSDCDKSFKSRSVLITHQRIHTGERPYECGECGKSFRQRPHLTAHKMIHTNKGPYECGECVKSFRGRSELITHQRSHTGERPYECDQCRKRFQTSSDLLRHQRIHTDERPFRCPDCGMSFKQNSALINHRRIHTGERPYECGECGKSFRQSSTLTTHKRIHTGERPYECGECGKSFSCSSALIVHQRTHTGERPYECPQCGKCFRRKSTLIKHHRIHTGERPYECSQCGKRFSSRSHLILHKQIHTGERPYECDQCGKRFQTSYTLLRHQRIHTDEKPFHCPDCGKAFKKNAYLVIHQRIHTGERPYECPQCGKTFSDRHILIRHKMIHSGERPYECDQCGKTFSDRRNLIRHKMIHSGERPYKCDQCGKSFRQSSALTTHKRIHTGERPYECGECGKSFSCTSALIVHQRTHTGARPYECPQCGKRFSHSSTLTQHKRRQHXGKPWXCPERGKSFVRCSSSIPHGRIRAG